The Mercurialis annua linkage group LG2, ddMerAnnu1.2, whole genome shotgun sequence genome contains a region encoding:
- the LOC126670608 gene encoding F-box/kelch-repeat protein At3g23880-like has product MNNIPSEIMIEILSRLPAKSAVRFKCVCRSWRSLLSHSDFARKHSTNHNNGDVNSFLLFNGASSYRRAEFSWSNGKKDGEKLLESATMRPINDKLHAEVKSFEKAQIMNSCDGILCLVLLVERTVVLWNPCINEYLSLPLPESSDFEDDILWIRL; this is encoded by the coding sequence ATGAATAATATTCCGAGTGAGATAATGATAGAAATCCTTTCAAGACTGCCGGCGAAGTCTGCGGTTAGATTTAAGTGTGTTTGCAGATCATGGCGCTCTCTGCTTAGCCATTCTGATTTTGCAAGAAAGCATTCTACGAATCACAACAACGGCGACGTTAATTCTTTCCTTCTTTTTAACGGCGCCTCCTCTTATCGTCGGGCGGAATTTTCGTGGTCGAATGGCAAAAAAGATggcgaaaaattattagaatcAGCGACGATGAGACCGATCAATGATAAGCTGCATGCTGAAGTGAAAAGCTTCGAGAAGGCTCAGATCATGAATTCTTGTGATGGCATCTTATGCTTGGTTCTTCTTGTGGAACGCACAGTGGTGCTATGGAATCCATGCATTAATGAATATCTGAGCTTGCCTTTGCCTGAGTCGTCCGATTTTGAGGACGATATACTTTGGATTCGGTTATGA